From Actinoplanes oblitus, a single genomic window includes:
- the ctaD gene encoding aa3-type cytochrome oxidase subunit I — MTTVAPSPIATRPYPVRRQVKGSALARILRTTDAKQIGIMYMVTAFVFFLLGGLMALLMRAELARPGMQILSPEQFNQLFTMHGTIMLLFFATPIVFAFGNYVVPIQIGAPDVSFPRLNAFAYWLYLFGGLITIGGFLTPGGAADFGWFAYTPLSNSLHSPGVGGNMWVVGLAISGLGTILGSVNLITTILTLRAPGMTMFRMPIMTWNMLVTALLAVMVFPFLAAALFALAADRVLGAHVFDVQTGGPMLWQHLFWFFGHPEVYIIALPFFGIITEVIPVFSRKPVFGYKGLVAATLLIGALSMSVWAHHMFVTGQVLLPFFSFLSFLIAVPTGMKFFVWIGTMWRGQISFEPPMLFAIGFMVTFLFGGLSGVLLAAPPIDFHVSDSYFVIAHFHYVLFGTIVFAVFSGIYFWFPKMFGRYLDDRLAKVHFWLTFVGFHTTFLVQHWLGTKGMPRRYADYLPTDGFTTLNTVSTIGSFILGLATLPFLYNIWKSYKVGKVATADDPWGHGNSLEWATTTPPPLRNFDRMPRIRSERPAFDLKFPELAAGDNQSIAGPPEGGARVLTHESDGGATYREDVASNKDN; from the coding sequence GTGACGACCGTTGCGCCGTCGCCGATCGCGACCCGTCCATATCCGGTCAGGCGGCAGGTCAAGGGTTCGGCATTGGCCCGAATCCTGCGCACGACGGACGCGAAGCAGATCGGGATCATGTACATGGTCACCGCCTTCGTGTTCTTCCTGCTGGGCGGCCTCATGGCCCTGCTGATGCGGGCCGAGCTGGCGCGGCCGGGGATGCAGATCCTGTCGCCGGAGCAGTTCAACCAGCTGTTCACCATGCACGGCACGATCATGCTGCTGTTCTTCGCCACCCCGATCGTGTTCGCCTTCGGCAACTACGTGGTGCCGATCCAGATCGGCGCGCCCGACGTGTCGTTCCCCCGGCTGAACGCGTTCGCGTACTGGCTCTACCTGTTCGGCGGCCTGATCACCATCGGCGGGTTCCTCACCCCCGGTGGCGCGGCCGACTTCGGCTGGTTCGCCTACACCCCGCTGAGCAACTCGCTGCACTCGCCGGGCGTCGGCGGCAACATGTGGGTGGTCGGCCTGGCGATCTCGGGTCTGGGCACGATCCTCGGCTCGGTGAACCTGATCACCACGATCCTGACCCTGCGCGCGCCCGGCATGACCATGTTCCGGATGCCGATCATGACCTGGAACATGCTGGTCACGGCGCTGCTCGCGGTGATGGTCTTCCCGTTCCTGGCGGCCGCCCTGTTCGCTCTCGCCGCCGACCGGGTCCTCGGCGCGCACGTCTTCGACGTGCAGACCGGCGGTCCGATGCTCTGGCAGCACCTCTTCTGGTTCTTCGGCCACCCCGAGGTGTACATCATCGCCCTGCCGTTCTTCGGCATCATCACCGAGGTCATCCCGGTGTTCAGCCGCAAGCCGGTGTTCGGCTACAAGGGCCTGGTCGCCGCGACCCTGCTGATCGGCGCGCTGTCGATGTCGGTGTGGGCGCACCACATGTTCGTCACCGGCCAGGTGCTGCTGCCGTTCTTCAGCTTCCTGAGCTTCCTGATCGCCGTGCCGACCGGCATGAAGTTCTTCGTCTGGATCGGCACCATGTGGCGCGGCCAGATCAGCTTCGAGCCGCCGATGCTGTTCGCGATCGGCTTCATGGTCACGTTCCTCTTCGGTGGTCTCTCCGGCGTGCTGCTGGCCGCCCCGCCGATCGACTTCCACGTGTCGGACTCGTACTTCGTGATCGCGCACTTCCACTACGTGCTCTTCGGCACCATCGTGTTCGCGGTCTTCTCCGGCATCTACTTCTGGTTCCCGAAGATGTTCGGCCGGTACCTGGACGACCGCCTCGCCAAGGTGCACTTCTGGCTGACCTTCGTCGGCTTCCACACCACCTTCCTGGTGCAGCACTGGCTGGGCACCAAGGGCATGCCCCGGCGTTACGCCGACTACCTGCCCACCGACGGCTTCACCACGCTGAACACGGTCTCCACGATCGGCTCGTTCATCCTGGGCCTGGCCACGCTGCCGTTCCTCTACAACATCTGGAAGTCCTACAAGGTCGGCAAGGTCGCCACGGCCGACGACCCGTGGGGCCACGGCAACTCGCTGGAGTGGGCGACCACCACCCCGCCGCCGCTGCGCAACTTCGACCGGATGCCGCGGATCCGCTCCGAGCGGCCCGCCTTCGACCTGAAGTTCCCGGAGCTCGCGGCCGGCGACAACCAGTCGATCGCGGGTCCGCCGGAGGGCGGCGCCCGGGTGCTGACCCACGAGTCCGACGGTGGGGCGACCTACCGGGAGGACGTCGCGAGCAACAAGGACAACTGA
- a CDS encoding EAL domain-containing protein, which yields MTVPEERERWSPPVTPLPEPRPPAEDRAAWFSYTTASDQIVWSAALSAMLGRPPAQHEMTRQVLARYVHRDDLAGALGAITEAWTSRTTVRITVRLMRADGGWFDVDCRLEPMMSPDGTVRGIRGTVRDVTARERARREDARLTRRGETVQASLVEPDPVTGLLTRARFADEIDRALRRAAGALLVLRVQAEEAGEGLLHRTARMLESLAGPDRLLGRVGTNEIAVLLAATDWATAREQAAELVDAVRAESAARVWCGLVRFRPDAEAGSHDLLIDAEQAWRQSREADRPLTLVAHPVPARDRQGSYRNRVADALGTDRFTLYSQPILELQTNQVTRHELLLRVLDEADGPQSPIQVLDAAERLDAVFDIDLWVVERAMRLAVEQPGMCLQINLSGRSVGDPRLTDEVERLLTRYQVNPQQLTFEITETALIGNLSEARRFADRIRDLGCSLALDDFGSGYASFRYLRLFPIDLVKIDGEYVVDLVDNPQDQVLVRALVQVCQAYGIHTVAEFVQDEATLRMLRELGVDYVQGYLIGRPSPVVPGRLRSA from the coding sequence ATGACCGTGCCCGAGGAACGGGAGCGCTGGTCGCCGCCGGTGACCCCGTTGCCCGAGCCGCGCCCGCCGGCCGAGGACCGGGCCGCCTGGTTCTCGTACACCACCGCCAGCGACCAGATCGTCTGGTCGGCGGCGCTCTCCGCGATGCTCGGCCGCCCACCCGCCCAGCACGAGATGACCCGCCAGGTGCTGGCCCGCTACGTGCACCGCGACGACCTGGCCGGCGCACTCGGCGCGATCACCGAGGCGTGGACCAGCCGGACCACGGTGCGGATCACCGTCCGGCTGATGCGCGCCGACGGCGGCTGGTTCGATGTGGACTGCCGGCTGGAGCCGATGATGAGCCCGGACGGCACGGTCCGCGGCATCCGGGGCACGGTCCGCGACGTCACCGCCCGGGAGCGGGCCCGCCGGGAGGACGCCCGGCTCACCCGCCGCGGCGAGACGGTGCAGGCGTCGCTGGTCGAGCCGGACCCGGTCACCGGCCTGCTGACCCGGGCCCGGTTCGCCGACGAGATCGACAGGGCGTTGCGCCGGGCGGCCGGCGCGCTGCTGGTGCTGCGGGTGCAGGCCGAGGAGGCCGGCGAGGGGCTGCTGCACCGCACCGCCCGGATGCTGGAGTCGCTGGCCGGCCCGGACCGGTTGCTGGGCCGGGTCGGCACCAACGAGATCGCGGTGCTGCTCGCCGCCACCGACTGGGCGACCGCCCGCGAGCAGGCGGCCGAGCTGGTCGACGCGGTCCGCGCCGAGTCCGCGGCCCGGGTCTGGTGCGGTCTGGTCCGGTTCCGGCCGGACGCCGAGGCGGGCAGCCACGACCTGCTGATCGACGCCGAGCAGGCCTGGCGGCAGTCGCGGGAGGCGGACCGGCCGCTGACCCTCGTCGCGCATCCGGTGCCGGCCCGGGACCGGCAGGGGTCGTACCGCAACCGGGTGGCCGACGCGCTCGGCACCGACCGGTTCACCCTCTACTCCCAGCCGATCCTGGAGCTGCAGACCAACCAGGTGACCCGGCACGAGCTGCTGCTGCGGGTCCTCGACGAGGCGGACGGCCCGCAGTCGCCGATCCAGGTGCTGGACGCCGCGGAACGCCTCGACGCGGTCTTCGACATCGACCTGTGGGTGGTGGAGCGGGCCATGCGGCTCGCCGTCGAGCAGCCCGGGATGTGCCTGCAGATCAACCTGTCCGGCCGTTCGGTCGGCGACCCGCGGCTGACCGACGAGGTGGAGCGCCTGCTCACGCGGTACCAGGTGAACCCGCAGCAGCTCACCTTCGAGATCACCGAGACCGCGCTGATCGGGAACCTGAGCGAGGCCCGCCGGTTCGCCGACCGGATCCGCGACCTGGGCTGCTCGCTGGCCCTGGACGACTTCGGCTCCGGGTACGCGTCGTTCCGCTACCTGCGGCTGTTCCCGATCGACCTAGTGAAGATCGACGGGGAGTACGTGGTGGACCTGGTGGACAACCCGCAGGATCAGGTGCTGGTCCGCGCCCTGGTGCAGGTCTGCCAGGCGTACGGCATCCACACCGTCGCGGAGTTCGTCCAGGACGAGGCGACGCTGCGGATGCTGCGCGAACTCGGCGTGGATTACGTGCAGGGATATCTGATCGGTCGCCCGTCGCCGGTGGTCCCCGGGCGGTTGCGCAGCGCCTGA
- a CDS encoding MarR family winged helix-turn-helix transcriptional regulator codes for MDEPRWLTDEQQAIWRRLVEVLVKVPAAMEAQLQRDAGLTHMGYLVMMTLSEHPDRRLPMSHLAKRACASLSRLSHVVARLEQQGWLRRERDQLDGRVQIAVLTDAGYAKVVASAPGHAEAVQQLIFDRLTAAQARQLGRLAEALLRNP; via the coding sequence ATGGACGAGCCCCGCTGGTTGACCGATGAGCAGCAGGCGATCTGGCGACGGCTGGTCGAAGTGCTGGTCAAGGTGCCCGCGGCGATGGAGGCGCAGCTGCAGCGGGATGCCGGCCTCACCCACATGGGCTACCTGGTGATGATGACCCTCTCCGAGCATCCGGACCGCCGCCTGCCGATGAGCCATCTGGCCAAACGCGCCTGCGCGTCGCTGTCCCGGCTCTCCCACGTGGTGGCCCGGCTGGAGCAGCAGGGCTGGCTGCGCCGGGAGCGCGACCAACTGGACGGCCGGGTGCAGATCGCGGTGCTCACCGACGCGGGGTACGCCAAGGTGGTGGCGAGCGCGCCGGGCCACGCCGAGGCGGTCCAGCAGCTGATCTTCGACCGGCTGACCGCGGCGCAGGCCCGTCAGCTCGGCAGGCTGGCGGAGGCGCTGCTGAGAAATCCGTAG
- a CDS encoding MGH1-like glycoside hydrolase domain-containing protein, protein MQPHPPASPVAVADPSAELWQSAARVLDTNWSGDHTVPSRRLYPHQWSWDAAFIAVGLAYVNPSRAWRDLRSLFEAQWPDGRVPHIVFDPDTAEEDYFPGPGIWNVPAYAGRRARGSTGLVQPPLHALAAWEVYRHASAHGAACVSEARTELAWLYPRLVAQQDYLTERRDAGGTGLASIVHPWESGLDDSPAWDTVLDAVPADLTLLDRHPRRDLPVADATQLPTDLDFARYLGLVLGYRDGGYSDTELVLRHPFVVECPAFNSILATAELALAQIAGVLGRTGDAGRHRDRAREITAALARRLWDPATRSFRARDARTGRLSPARCVSGLLPLMLPDLPADRADAIMAEIRSERFGLPAPSADRTAPSFDAGRYWRGPVWINVNWLLRRGMQVHGHHGEAEQLRRAMLRLVHEHGHYEYFHPETGQGLGAPAFSWTAALCLDLLADRSAPAYAR, encoded by the coding sequence ATGCAGCCACACCCGCCCGCGTCCCCGGTCGCCGTCGCCGACCCGTCCGCCGAACTGTGGCAGTCCGCGGCACGCGTGCTGGACACCAACTGGTCCGGCGACCACACCGTCCCGTCCCGTCGTCTCTATCCGCACCAGTGGAGCTGGGACGCCGCGTTCATCGCGGTCGGGCTGGCCTACGTCAACCCCAGCCGGGCCTGGCGTGACCTGCGCAGCCTGTTCGAGGCGCAGTGGCCGGACGGCCGGGTGCCGCACATCGTCTTCGACCCGGACACCGCCGAGGAGGACTACTTCCCCGGGCCGGGGATCTGGAACGTCCCGGCCTACGCCGGCCGCCGGGCCCGCGGCAGCACCGGGCTGGTCCAGCCGCCGCTGCACGCGCTGGCCGCGTGGGAGGTCTACCGGCACGCGTCGGCGCACGGGGCGGCCTGCGTCAGCGAGGCCCGAACCGAGCTGGCCTGGCTCTATCCCCGGCTGGTGGCCCAGCAGGACTATCTGACCGAACGGCGGGACGCGGGCGGCACCGGGCTCGCCTCGATAGTGCACCCGTGGGAGTCCGGCCTGGACGACAGCCCGGCCTGGGACACCGTGCTGGACGCGGTGCCGGCCGACCTGACGCTGCTGGACCGGCACCCGCGCCGCGACCTGCCGGTGGCGGACGCCACCCAGCTGCCCACCGATCTGGACTTCGCCCGCTACCTCGGGCTGGTGCTGGGCTACCGCGACGGCGGGTACTCGGACACCGAGCTGGTGCTGCGACACCCGTTCGTGGTGGAGTGCCCGGCGTTCAACAGCATCCTGGCCACCGCCGAGCTGGCGCTGGCGCAGATCGCCGGCGTGCTCGGGCGGACCGGCGACGCCGGCCGGCACCGGGACCGGGCGCGGGAGATCACCGCGGCGCTCGCCCGGCGGCTGTGGGACCCGGCCACCCGGTCGTTCCGCGCCCGTGACGCCCGCACCGGCCGGCTCAGCCCGGCCCGCTGCGTCAGCGGCCTGCTCCCGCTGATGCTGCCGGACCTGCCGGCCGACCGGGCCGACGCGATCATGGCGGAGATCCGGTCGGAGCGGTTCGGGCTGCCGGCGCCGAGCGCGGACCGGACCGCACCGTCCTTCGACGCCGGCCGGTACTGGCGCGGGCCGGTCTGGATCAACGTGAACTGGCTGCTGCGCCGCGGGATGCAGGTGCACGGGCACCACGGCGAGGCGGAGCAGCTGCGCCGGGCGATGCTGCGGCTGGTGCACGAGCACGGGCATTACGAGTACTTCCACCCGGAGACCGGGCAGGGGCTGGGGGCGCCGGCCTTCAGCTGGACCGCGGCGTTGTGCCTCGACCTGCTCGCCGACCGGTCGGCGCCCGCCTACGCGCGATGA
- a CDS encoding DNA polymerase ligase N-terminal domain-containing protein, with protein MPDRLHEYRRKRDAARTPEPVPPERGGPERQPEEENPARHRFVIQQHHARSLHWDVRLERDGVLVSFAVPRGLPRDQARNHLAKHTEDHPLEYLTFAGEIPAGEYGGGRMTVFDRGTYETGKWRSDEISVTFHGERTKGRYVFFQTDGADWMVRRMDPPEPGWESMPGDLRPMLATPATALPADDAAWGYEMRWNGQRALAYVNGGRVSLSGPGGEPLISVFPEVRALGPDLAPVEAILDGELVVLDGARPDPDRLARRGGARNPKRAAGRDPVQFLLYDLLWLDGHRTTERLRYAERRELLDGLALAGEHWQTPPFFPGGGRFARGAARSQGLSGVMAKRLDSPYLPGRTSRWWREIDVN; from the coding sequence ATGCCGGACCGCCTGCACGAATACCGCCGCAAGCGGGATGCCGCCCGCACCCCCGAGCCGGTCCCGCCCGAGAGGGGAGGACCGGAGCGGCAGCCGGAGGAGGAGAATCCGGCCCGGCACCGCTTCGTCATCCAGCAGCACCACGCCCGCAGCCTGCACTGGGACGTCCGCCTGGAACGCGACGGCGTGCTCGTCTCGTTCGCCGTCCCGCGTGGCCTCCCCCGTGACCAGGCCCGCAACCACCTGGCCAAACACACCGAGGACCACCCACTGGAGTACCTCACCTTCGCCGGCGAGATCCCGGCCGGCGAGTACGGCGGCGGCCGGATGACGGTCTTCGACCGGGGCACCTACGAGACCGGCAAGTGGCGCTCCGACGAGATCAGCGTCACCTTTCACGGCGAACGCACGAAGGGGCGATACGTTTTCTTCCAGACCGACGGTGCGGATTGGATGGTCCGCCGGATGGACCCGCCGGAGCCCGGCTGGGAGTCGATGCCCGGCGACCTGCGGCCGATGCTGGCCACCCCGGCCACCGCGTTACCCGCCGACGACGCGGCGTGGGGGTACGAGATGCGCTGGAACGGGCAGCGCGCTCTCGCGTACGTCAATGGCGGACGCGTGAGCCTCAGCGGACCCGGCGGCGAACCGCTGATCTCGGTGTTTCCCGAGGTCCGGGCCCTGGGGCCGGACCTCGCGCCGGTCGAGGCGATCCTCGACGGCGAGCTGGTGGTCCTCGACGGCGCCCGGCCCGACCCGGATCGGCTGGCCCGGCGCGGCGGGGCGCGCAACCCGAAACGGGCGGCCGGCCGCGATCCGGTGCAGTTCCTCCTCTACGACCTGCTCTGGCTGGACGGGCACCGCACCACCGAACGGCTCCGGTACGCCGAGCGCCGCGAGCTGCTGGACGGCCTGGCGCTGGCCGGCGAGCACTGGCAGACCCCGCCGTTCTTCCCGGGCGGCGGACGGTTCGCCCGGGGCGCGGCACGTTCGCAGGGCTTGTCCGGCGTGATGGCGAAGCGGTTGGATTCGCCCTACCTGCCCGGCCGGACCAGTCGCTGGTGGCGGGAGATCGACGTGAACTGA
- a CDS encoding FAD-dependent monooxygenase yields the protein MTLRILVVGAGIAGLAAARGLRVAGFRPDVVEALPASMNPSAGIYLPGNASRALRLLGLDVPLRPLGDLIFRQVFLDMRGRELFEMDVAGLWAGVGESRALSRTDLQQVLLTGVGGEVRYDTGVRDLQIVEGGAKVEFASGAMAEYDLVVGADGRRSTIRDRIGLGGPPTPTGQIVYRAVVSGGPPLTDWTAVLGRRAQFVAMPMGGRRIYCYADETAPDAPDPADPRARLQEVFGSFGGPVPAILDRIEKVSVARTDEVVLPSWSSGPVVLVGDAAHATAPTLAQGAAMSFEDGYVLGQELRRAEADIAGALRAFEERRRPRCAEVRDRTRERDRTRDVPPALRDPMLRRRGLRIFTDHYKALTAPV from the coding sequence ATGACCTTGCGCATCCTGGTGGTGGGCGCCGGCATCGCCGGTCTGGCAGCGGCCCGGGGGCTGCGAGTCGCGGGCTTCCGCCCGGATGTGGTGGAGGCTCTGCCCGCCAGCATGAATCCCAGCGCCGGCATCTATCTGCCCGGCAACGCCTCCCGCGCGCTGCGCCTGCTCGGCCTCGACGTCCCGCTGCGCCCGCTCGGTGACCTGATCTTCCGGCAGGTCTTCCTGGACATGCGCGGCCGCGAACTGTTCGAGATGGACGTGGCCGGTCTCTGGGCCGGCGTCGGCGAGTCCCGCGCGCTGTCCCGCACCGATCTCCAGCAGGTGCTGCTCACCGGCGTCGGCGGCGAGGTGCGTTACGACACCGGGGTGCGTGATCTGCAGATCGTCGAGGGCGGCGCCAAGGTCGAGTTCGCCTCCGGCGCGATGGCGGAGTATGACCTGGTGGTCGGCGCCGACGGCCGCCGCTCGACGATCCGCGACCGGATCGGGCTGGGCGGGCCGCCCACCCCGACCGGGCAGATCGTCTATCGCGCCGTGGTCTCCGGCGGCCCGCCGCTCACCGACTGGACCGCGGTGCTGGGCCGGCGGGCGCAGTTCGTCGCGATGCCGATGGGCGGTCGCCGGATCTACTGCTATGCCGACGAGACCGCGCCCGACGCCCCGGACCCGGCCGACCCGCGTGCCCGGCTGCAGGAGGTGTTCGGTTCGTTCGGCGGGCCGGTCCCGGCCATCCTCGACCGGATCGAGAAGGTGTCGGTCGCCCGCACCGACGAGGTGGTCCTGCCGTCCTGGTCGAGCGGTCCGGTGGTGCTGGTCGGTGACGCCGCGCACGCCACCGCGCCGACCCTGGCCCAGGGCGCGGCGATGTCCTTCGAGGACGGGTACGTGCTGGGGCAGGAGCTGCGCCGGGCGGAGGCCGACATCGCGGGCGCGCTGCGGGCCTTCGAGGAGCGGCGGCGGCCGCGCTGCGCCGAGGTGCGCGATCGCACCCGCGAGCGGGACCGGACCAGGGACGTGCCGCCGGCGCTGCGTGACCCGATGCTGCGCCGCCGCGGCCTTCGCATCTTCACCGATCACTACAAGGCTCTGACCGCCCCCGTTTAA
- a CDS encoding MFS transporter, with protein sequence MLLKPYRETLALPKIPSLLVVATLARIPIAAAAVVLTLHVVTDLDRGYGAAGLVGAAATIGGSLGAPLMGRLIDRRGLRPVLVLTTVAEVIYWLVAQALPYWALLPVAVVGGFLALPAFSVARQSIAALTPESHRLPAFALDSMTTELSFMAGPALGVLIATSPAGPRVAMLTLAGGILLAGLGLWLLNPPTRAEHEAPVSAGERVARREWLKPRFVAVLAVTMAATLVLSGTDVSVVAVLRESGELGWSGLVMSLWALFSLIGGFAYGTVRRGLPVLALFAPMAMLTIPVGLGGSHWWLLALLLIPAGALCAPTITASSSAISRMIPAAARGEAMGLHNSALTVGVALGGPLAGLAIDSLGPAWGFTAVGAVGVLVALLVLPAELRRRRDTPAVPDGPDAVPAGVPSPPETARDVELASAQPASGAASGAH encoded by the coding sequence ATGTTGCTCAAGCCTTACCGGGAAACCCTCGCGCTGCCCAAAATCCCGTCGTTGCTGGTGGTCGCCACGCTGGCCCGCATCCCGATCGCGGCCGCCGCCGTGGTGCTCACCCTGCACGTGGTCACCGACCTGGATCGGGGTTATGGCGCGGCCGGCCTGGTGGGCGCTGCGGCGACCATCGGCGGCTCGCTCGGCGCCCCGCTGATGGGCCGGCTCATCGACCGGCGCGGGCTGCGCCCGGTGCTGGTGCTGACCACCGTGGCCGAGGTGATCTATTGGCTGGTGGCGCAGGCCCTGCCCTATTGGGCGCTGCTGCCGGTCGCCGTGGTCGGCGGCTTCCTGGCGCTGCCCGCGTTCTCGGTGGCCCGGCAGTCGATCGCCGCGCTCACCCCGGAGTCGCATCGGCTGCCCGCGTTCGCCCTCGACTCGATGACCACCGAGCTGTCGTTCATGGCCGGTCCCGCCCTCGGCGTGCTGATCGCGACCAGTCCGGCCGGCCCGCGCGTCGCCATGCTCACCCTGGCCGGCGGCATCCTGCTGGCCGGTCTCGGCCTCTGGCTGCTCAACCCGCCGACTCGCGCCGAGCACGAGGCCCCGGTCTCGGCCGGTGAGCGGGTCGCCCGGCGCGAGTGGCTCAAGCCGCGGTTCGTCGCCGTCCTGGCCGTCACGATGGCCGCGACGCTGGTGCTCTCCGGCACCGACGTGTCGGTGGTCGCGGTGCTCCGGGAGTCCGGCGAGCTCGGCTGGAGCGGCCTGGTGATGTCGCTCTGGGCGCTGTTCTCCCTGATCGGCGGCTTCGCCTATGGCACTGTCCGGCGCGGCCTGCCGGTCCTGGCGCTGTTCGCCCCGATGGCGATGCTGACCATCCCGGTCGGCCTGGGCGGCTCACACTGGTGGCTGCTGGCCCTGCTGCTGATCCCGGCCGGCGCGCTCTGCGCCCCGACCATCACCGCCAGCTCCTCCGCGATCAGCCGGATGATCCCGGCCGCGGCCCGCGGCGAGGCGATGGGCCTGCACAATTCGGCCCTCACCGTCGGCGTCGCCCTCGGCGGCCCCCTGGCCGGCCTGGCCATCGACTCCCTCGGGCCGGCCTGGGGCTTCACCGCCGTCGGCGCCGTCGGCGTCCTGGTCGCCCTACTGGTCCTCCCCGCCGAGCTGCGCCGCCGCCGCGACACCCCTGCGGTCCCGGACGGCCCGGACGCGGTGCCCGCCGGCGTCCCGTCGCCGCCGGAGACCGCTCGCGATGTCGAGCTCGCCTCGGCCCAGCCCGCCTCGGGCGCGGCCTCTGGGGCGCACTGA
- a CDS encoding S-(hydroxymethyl)mycothiol dehydrogenase: MSQRVRGVIAREKGKPVEVATIVVPDPGPGEAVVRVQSCGVCHTDLHYREGGINDDFPFLLGHEAAGVVEAVGDGVTDVAPGDFVVLNWRAVCGTCRACAKGKPWYCFDTHNAKQRMTLEDGTELAPALGIGAFVEKTLVHAGQCTKVDPQARPAAVGLLGCGVMAGLGAAINTGGVTRGDAVAVIGCGGVGDGAVAGAALAGATTIIAVDTDDRKLEWARGFGATHTVNAREHDVVARVRELTGGFGADVVIEAVGRPETYEQAFYARDLAGTVVLVGVPTPEMRIELPLLEIFGRGGALKSSWYGDCLPSRDFPMLTELYRQGRLDLDAFVTEEIPLDGVEQAFAKMHTGDVLRSVVVL; the protein is encoded by the coding sequence ATGAGTCAGCGGGTACGAGGCGTGATCGCCCGGGAGAAGGGCAAGCCGGTCGAGGTGGCCACCATCGTGGTGCCCGACCCGGGTCCCGGCGAGGCGGTGGTGCGGGTCCAGTCGTGCGGGGTGTGCCACACCGACCTGCACTATCGGGAGGGCGGCATCAACGACGACTTCCCGTTCCTGCTCGGGCACGAGGCGGCCGGCGTGGTGGAGGCGGTCGGCGACGGGGTGACCGACGTGGCACCCGGCGACTTCGTGGTGCTCAACTGGCGGGCCGTCTGCGGCACCTGCCGGGCCTGCGCCAAGGGCAAGCCGTGGTACTGCTTCGACACCCACAACGCGAAGCAGCGGATGACCCTGGAGGACGGCACCGAGCTCGCCCCGGCGCTGGGCATCGGCGCGTTCGTGGAGAAGACGCTGGTGCACGCCGGCCAGTGCACCAAGGTCGACCCGCAGGCCCGGCCGGCCGCGGTCGGCCTGCTCGGCTGCGGCGTGATGGCCGGTCTCGGCGCGGCCATCAACACCGGCGGGGTGACCCGCGGCGACGCGGTGGCGGTGATCGGGTGCGGCGGGGTCGGCGACGGCGCGGTGGCCGGCGCGGCGCTGGCCGGGGCCACCACGATCATCGCGGTCGACACCGACGACCGGAAACTGGAGTGGGCGCGCGGTTTCGGCGCCACCCACACGGTCAACGCCCGCGAGCACGACGTGGTGGCCCGGGTCCGTGAGCTGACCGGTGGCTTCGGCGCCGACGTGGTGATCGAGGCGGTGGGCCGGCCGGAGACCTACGAGCAGGCCTTCTACGCCCGTGACCTGGCCGGCACCGTGGTGCTGGTCGGCGTGCCGACCCCGGAGATGCGGATCGAGCTGCCGCTGCTCGAGATCTTCGGCCGGGGCGGCGCGCTCAAGTCCAGTTGGTACGGCGACTGCCTGCCCAGCCGGGACTTCCCGATGCTCACCGAGTTGTACCGGCAGGGACGGCTCGACCTGGACGCGTTCGTCACCGAGGAGATCCCGCTGGACGGGGTGGAGCAGGCGTTCGCCAAGATGCACACCGGCGACGTGCTGCGCTCGGTCGTCGTTCTCTGA